In the genome of bacterium, the window CTGGGCGGAAAACCTGCCGCTGAAAGACCTGGCGGCCCTGATCTCACTGGCCAAAGTGCTGGTCACCAACAACACCGGGCCCCTGCATGTGGCAGTGGCGGTTAACACCAAGGTCATAGGCCTGTATTGCCCCACCTGCGAGATAAAACGCTGGGGTCCCTACGGGGCGGGGCACGCGGTCATCCGGCCCCCGGCAGGTAGTTGCCAAAAATGTCCCGGTCAAAAATGCCCGGAATACGATTGCATGGAAAAGATCACGGTGGAAGAGGTCCTGGCCAAAGTAACCGAGACCAACAAAACCGGCAACAGTTAACAACGGTTCACAACACCAATGAAAAATGCCAAACTAATCATTCTCTGTCTTATCGCCGGGCTGGCCGCAGGTCTGGCCGGGGCCTCACAGGCCGCCGCCGAACCTTTCCGGAAGTTCAACCGGGGCGAAAAGATGACCTATACCATAGAATATGCCGGCATCACCGCGGGGTATTCCTACCTGAGGGTTGACAGCGAGCTGACCTATGTGGGCCAGCGCAGCGCCTATCACATCGTCAACGAGACCTGGTCCAACCCTTTCTTCTCCAAATTCTACCAGGTGCACGACCGGTTCGAGGCCTTCACCGACTACGAACGCCTCTATTCCCTGCGCTACCAGAAGAAGATGAGGGAGGGCGGCTACCGCCACGAGGAGGCGCTGGATTTTGACCAGGAGCAGAACAAGGTCACCTACAACAACGGACAGGTGATAGCCACCACGCCCCAGGCCCGGGACATTTTAACCTCGCTCTACTACGCCCGGACCTTTTCCCTGGAATCGGGAAAGTCGCTGTACATCGACAACCATACCGACAAGAACAATTACCCGCTGGAGGTCAAGCTCCTCCGGAAGGAAAAAGTAAAGACCATCTTCGGCAAGGTGGAATGCCTGGTGGTGGAGCCGGTGCTGCGC includes:
- a CDS encoding DUF3108 domain-containing protein; this translates as MKNAKLIILCLIAGLAAGLAGASQAAAEPFRKFNRGEKMTYTIEYAGITAGYSYLRVDSELTYVGQRSAYHIVNETWSNPFFSKFYQVHDRFEAFTDYERLYSLRYQKKMREGGYRHEEALDFDQEQNKVTYNNGQVIATTPQARDILTSLYYARTFSLESGKSLYIDNHTDKNNYPLEVKLLRKEKVKTIFGKVECLVVEPVLRYPGLFQNKGRLLVWLTNDSRRIPVLMKSKILVGSINAVLKEYNQGIDGPDYLVSEKK